The following are encoded in a window of Lichenicola cladoniae genomic DNA:
- the gorA gene encoding glutathione-disulfide reductase, translating to MAYDFDLFVIGGGSGGVRCARMSAAHGARVGVAESRHWGGTCVNLGCVPKKMMVQASEYGAHAVDGRGFGWSAEPGTHDWAKLIAAKDHEITRLNGIYVKLLQGAGVTLFEGRARFEDAHTLILEPGPLDPHFEPRRITAERIVIATGSTPIVQPHIEGQELGINSDQAFHLAERPQRVTIVGGGYIGVEFAGIFAGLGSEVQMIYRQTLPLRGFDEDMRTALAEAIGERGIIAHPSTLLHRIRRHEGALRVSLTDGREWDTDLVFFAVGRMPNVAGLGLETTDVRTTEEGRILVDGGSETDEPGIFAIGDVTNRMNLTPVAIAEGHILADRLFAGTTREWSFDTTPKAVFFSPPLASVGLTEHEAAERGPADIYLTRFTPMRHTLSGRKRQHVMKLVVDQASRKVVGVHMLGEDAPEMMQGMAIAVTAGLTKEDFDRTIGIHPTSAEEFVTLRVRTRIASALAPI from the coding sequence ATGGCGTATGATTTTGATCTGTTCGTCATCGGAGGGGGCTCCGGTGGGGTTCGGTGTGCGCGGATGTCGGCGGCGCATGGGGCTCGGGTCGGGGTGGCGGAGAGCCGGCACTGGGGCGGGACCTGCGTCAATCTGGGGTGCGTGCCGAAGAAGATGATGGTCCAGGCCAGTGAATACGGCGCGCATGCGGTGGATGGTCGCGGGTTCGGCTGGAGTGCGGAACCGGGAACGCATGACTGGGCGAAGCTGATCGCCGCCAAGGACCACGAGATCACCCGGCTCAACGGCATCTATGTGAAGCTGCTGCAGGGGGCCGGCGTCACCTTGTTCGAGGGGCGCGCGCGGTTCGAGGATGCGCATACGCTGATCCTGGAGCCGGGGCCGCTCGATCCGCATTTCGAGCCGAGACGCATCACCGCCGAGCGGATCGTGATCGCGACCGGCAGCACCCCGATCGTGCAGCCGCATATCGAGGGGCAGGAGCTCGGCATCAATTCGGACCAGGCGTTCCACCTGGCCGAACGGCCACAACGGGTCACCATCGTCGGCGGCGGTTATATCGGCGTCGAGTTCGCCGGGATCTTCGCGGGGCTTGGGTCCGAAGTGCAGATGATCTACCGCCAGACGCTGCCCCTGCGCGGCTTCGACGAGGACATGCGCACCGCCCTGGCCGAGGCGATCGGGGAGCGCGGCATCATCGCCCATCCGAGCACGCTGCTGCACCGGATCCGCCGCCATGAGGGCGCGCTGCGCGTCAGTCTAACCGACGGGCGGGAGTGGGATACCGACCTGGTGTTCTTCGCGGTCGGGCGGATGCCGAACGTCGCGGGTCTCGGGCTCGAAACCACCGACGTGCGGACCACCGAGGAGGGACGCATCCTGGTGGATGGTGGGAGTGAGACGGATGAACCCGGGATTTTCGCGATCGGCGATGTCACCAACCGGATGAACCTGACGCCGGTAGCCATCGCCGAGGGGCACATCCTGGCCGACCGGCTGTTCGCCGGCACGACCCGGGAATGGTCGTTCGATACGACGCCGAAAGCGGTGTTCTTCTCGCCGCCGCTCGCCAGCGTCGGCCTGACCGAGCACGAGGCGGCCGAGCGCGGGCCGGCCGATATCTATCTCACCCGTTTCACCCCGATGCGCCACACGCTGAGTGGGCGCAAGCGGCAGCACGTGATGAAGCTGGTGGTCGACCAGGCCAGCCGGAAGGTAGTCGGCGTGCATATGCTCGGCGAGGACGCGCCGGAGATGATGCAAGGCATGGCGATCGCCGTGACGGCAGGTCTCACCAAGGAGGATTTCGACCGTACGATCGGCATCCATCCGACCTCGGCGGAGGAGTTCGTCACCCTGCGCGTGCGCACCCGGATCGCGTCCGCGCTGGCGCCAATCTGA
- a CDS encoding LysR family transcriptional regulator yields the protein MRQEPNRAGEMAVFAQVVENGSFTQASRLVGLSPSAVSKLITRLEQRLGVTLLRRSTRRIALTPEGELFHGRALGILAEIDLAEREAAGSRLPSGRIRINSSASYVSHVLTAILLEFLERYPDIGIEIIQTDAVSDLLKDGTDVAIRAGPLPTSSLVARALGESALVVVAAPVWIERHGMPANADDLPARDRMGFAYARAAGDWLRTGEAVPARVRVSDGEGIRRLALAGIAPARLAEFTIRAEIARGNLVVLPTTEHEMKLEPFHAVYVGKSGKLPARIRVFLDYLATEGRVDAQRPLTSLAGNT from the coding sequence ATGCGTCAGGAACCGAACCGTGCCGGCGAGATGGCGGTGTTCGCCCAGGTCGTCGAGAATGGCAGCTTCACGCAGGCCAGTCGTCTCGTGGGCCTCTCCCCGTCCGCGGTGAGCAAGCTGATCACCCGGCTGGAGCAGCGCCTCGGCGTGACGCTGCTGCGGCGATCGACCCGTCGGATCGCGCTTACCCCCGAGGGCGAACTGTTCCATGGTCGCGCCCTGGGTATACTCGCCGAGATCGATCTGGCGGAGCGTGAGGCGGCAGGGTCGCGTCTTCCGTCCGGCCGCATCCGAATCAACAGTTCGGCGAGCTATGTCTCCCATGTCCTGACCGCCATCCTGCTCGAGTTCCTCGAGCGTTATCCCGACATCGGAATAGAGATCATCCAGACGGATGCCGTGTCGGATCTGCTCAAGGATGGCACCGACGTCGCGATCCGGGCCGGCCCCCTCCCGACATCCAGTCTCGTTGCCCGGGCACTTGGCGAGAGCGCTTTGGTTGTTGTCGCGGCCCCGGTCTGGATCGAGCGTCATGGAATGCCGGCAAATGCCGATGATCTGCCGGCGCGAGATCGCATGGGGTTCGCGTATGCGCGTGCAGCCGGAGACTGGCTGCGGACTGGAGAGGCGGTGCCCGCAAGGGTCCGTGTCAGCGACGGCGAGGGTATCAGGCGCCTCGCCCTGGCGGGTATAGCTCCGGCTCGGCTTGCCGAGTTTACGATCCGGGCCGAAATTGCACGTGGCAATCTCGTGGTGCTGCCAACGACAGAGCACGAAATGAAGCTGGAGCCGTTTCATGCAGTTTATGTAGGAAAGTCTGGCAAGCTTCCCGCTCGGATACGTGTGTTCCTCGACTACCTGGCGACGGAGGGTCGGGTGGACGCGCAGCGGCCACTCACCTCGCTAGCCGGAAACACATGA
- a CDS encoding DUF1203 domain-containing protein, with the protein MAAFHCIAIKTEIADRFRRTGQDDNGNRIKLIMATASGTFPCRHCLRLGKPGETMLLGSYNLPRPSGIYWTPSPIFVHQTACTRAEAENEVAPIVRANPLVSVRAYDEEDQCLYDLGQVCAGHDVDDPLERALGDPRTAFVNIHTARPGCLLALVERLPINSIDATAGVGFP; encoded by the coding sequence ATGGCCGCATTTCACTGTATCGCTATCAAGACCGAAATCGCCGACCGTTTTCGTCGCACCGGCCAGGATGATAACGGGAACCGAATCAAACTGATCATGGCAACCGCAAGCGGTACCTTCCCGTGCCGCCATTGCCTGCGTCTGGGTAAGCCCGGCGAGACCATGCTGCTCGGGTCCTATAACCTTCCGCGGCCAAGCGGCATCTATTGGACGCCGAGCCCGATATTCGTGCATCAGACTGCGTGCACGCGCGCCGAGGCTGAGAACGAGGTCGCCCCGATCGTCCGGGCTAATCCACTTGTGTCCGTCCGTGCCTACGATGAAGAGGACCAATGCCTGTACGACCTAGGCCAGGTCTGCGCAGGCCACGATGTTGATGATCCGCTCGAGCGCGCTCTCGGTGATCCTCGAACGGCCTTCGTCAACATCCACACCGCCCGACCGGGCTGCCTGTTGGCGCTTGTGGAACGTCTGCCGATCAACTCGATCGACGCGACCGCCGGAGTAGGTTTTCCCTGA
- a CDS encoding MFS transporter gives MATRSGIPLPLLALAAGAFAIGVTEFVIMGLLMQVGASFGVSTSTAGLLISGYALGVVVGAPVLTLATARWPHKRTLLVLMAVFVVGNIGCAIAPTYELMMAARVVTAFAHGTFFGVGSVVASNLVAPGRRSSAIAVMFTGLTVANILGVPIGTWIGQLAGWRATFWAVALVGVLGLAIIARLLPADRPECGGSSMHDDLRAILRLPVLMGLLMTVLGYAGVFAVFTYIAPLLTQVSGFGARAISPILLLFGGGLVLGNLAGGRLADRSLVAAIFGTLGLLLAVLLVSGPLFTSRVGALFAVAALGFATFSTVAPLQTWVLRQTRGAAESLASSFNIAAFNLGNAIGAWIGGIALDRLGLLSLTSVAALFPLAAIVAAGLAVTLQRSPVARRAA, from the coding sequence ATGGCAACACGCTCCGGCATCCCCCTCCCTCTCTTGGCCCTGGCCGCCGGCGCATTCGCCATCGGAGTGACCGAGTTCGTGATCATGGGCCTGTTGATGCAGGTCGGGGCCAGCTTCGGCGTCTCAACCAGCACCGCAGGCCTGCTGATCTCCGGCTACGCGCTCGGCGTGGTGGTCGGCGCGCCGGTGCTCACGCTCGCTACCGCCCGCTGGCCTCACAAGCGAACCCTGCTGGTGCTCATGGCCGTCTTCGTCGTCGGCAATATCGGCTGCGCGATTGCGCCGACCTACGAACTGATGATGGCGGCGCGGGTGGTCACCGCGTTCGCGCACGGCACGTTCTTCGGCGTGGGCTCGGTCGTCGCGAGCAATCTGGTTGCGCCCGGTCGTCGCTCCTCGGCGATCGCTGTTATGTTCACCGGCCTCACGGTTGCCAACATCCTCGGCGTGCCGATCGGCACATGGATCGGCCAGCTCGCCGGCTGGCGGGCGACGTTCTGGGCGGTCGCCCTCGTCGGGGTGTTGGGCTTGGCCATCATCGCCAGGCTCCTCCCGGCCGATCGGCCGGAATGTGGCGGCTCCAGCATGCACGACGATCTGCGGGCGATCCTGCGGCTGCCGGTCTTGATGGGTCTATTGATGACGGTCCTGGGCTATGCGGGAGTCTTCGCCGTATTCACCTATATCGCTCCGCTGCTGACGCAGGTAAGCGGTTTCGGGGCGCGGGCGATCTCACCCATCTTGCTCCTCTTCGGCGGTGGTCTGGTGCTCGGCAACTTGGCCGGCGGCCGGCTGGCCGACCGCTCCCTCGTGGCCGCGATCTTCGGAACGCTTGGCCTTCTGCTGGCGGTACTTCTCGTGTCTGGGCCGCTGTTCACCTCCCGGGTCGGGGCCCTGTTCGCCGTCGCGGCGCTCGGGTTCGCGACGTTCTCGACGGTAGCCCCCCTTCAGACCTGGGTGCTGAGGCAGACACGTGGTGCCGCCGAGAGTTTGGCGTCGAGCTTCAACATTGCCGCCTTCAATCTGGGTAATGCGATCGGCGCCTGGATCGGTGGTATCGCGCTTGACCGGCTCGGGCTGCTTTCGCTGACGTCGGTCGCGGCGCTCTTTCCGCTTGCCGCCATCGTCGCCGCAGGCTTGGCAGTGACCCTGCAGAGATCCCCGGTCGCGCGGCGGGCTGCCTGA
- a CDS encoding DUF1488 family protein has protein sequence MTTPEPKLVLAKPRWDGSRVVFEIDVDGEIVDCAISRSALQDISGVRRFAPVDLLRGFGEVRARIEEIAANKFRIRPETVSGFVSIWADDVEDGRAPTGAAQSA, from the coding sequence ATGACTACTCCCGAGCCGAAGCTGGTGCTGGCCAAGCCACGATGGGACGGGAGTCGCGTCGTGTTCGAGATCGATGTCGACGGCGAGATCGTGGATTGCGCGATTTCCAGGTCCGCCCTCCAGGACATCAGCGGCGTCAGGCGGTTTGCCCCGGTCGACCTGCTTCGCGGATTCGGTGAGGTGCGGGCTCGTATCGAGGAAATCGCTGCAAACAAGTTTCGGATCAGGCCGGAGACCGTTTCCGGATTCGTCAGCATCTGGGCGGACGACGTCGAGGACGGGCGCGCACCGACCGGTGCCGCGCAAAGCGCCTGA
- a CDS encoding ferredoxin--NADP reductase → MSDMAIGLSSSALPPPSRSYAHLNPETVLTVHHWTDRLFSFTTTRDQSLRFENGQFAMIGLELGGKPLLRAYSIASANYEEQLEFLSIAVPEGPLTSQLCKIQPGDTVLVGRKPTGTLLVDNLRPGRNLYLLATGTGLAPFMALIKDPAVYERFDQVILAHGVRISGELAYANHIRHELPKHEFLGEEVAAKLRYYPTVTREDYQTTGRITDLIESGKIFTDLGIEPLDPEHDRVMICGSEAMLADLERLLEARGFDEGNNAKPGAYVVEKAFAQR, encoded by the coding sequence ATGTCCGACATGGCCATCGGCCTATCATCGTCTGCGCTGCCCCCCCCGAGCAGGAGCTATGCGCACCTGAACCCGGAGACGGTGCTGACGGTGCATCATTGGACCGATCGGTTGTTCTCGTTCACCACGACACGTGACCAGAGCCTGCGGTTCGAGAATGGCCAATTCGCGATGATCGGCCTGGAACTGGGCGGCAAGCCCCTGCTGCGTGCCTACAGCATCGCCAGCGCCAACTACGAGGAACAGCTCGAGTTCCTCAGCATCGCCGTGCCGGAGGGTCCGCTGACCTCGCAGCTCTGCAAGATCCAGCCGGGCGATACCGTGCTGGTCGGACGCAAGCCGACCGGCACGCTGCTGGTCGACAACCTCCGTCCAGGCCGCAACCTGTACCTGCTGGCCACCGGCACCGGCCTGGCGCCATTCATGGCGCTGATCAAGGACCCGGCGGTGTACGAGCGGTTCGACCAGGTGATCCTGGCGCATGGCGTCCGGATCTCCGGCGAGCTCGCCTACGCCAACCACATCCGCCACGAGCTGCCGAAGCACGAGTTCCTCGGCGAGGAGGTAGCTGCGAAGCTGCGCTACTATCCGACCGTGACCCGCGAGGACTACCAGACCACCGGGCGCATCACCGACCTGATCGAGAGCGGCAAGATCTTCACCGATCTCGGGATTGAGCCGCTCGATCCCGAGCATGACCGCGTGATGATCTGCGGCAGCGAGGCGATGCTGGCCGATCTCGAGAGGCTGCTGGAAGCCCGCGGCTTCGATGAGGGCAACAACGCCAAGCCGGGGGCATACGTCGTAGAAAAAGCCTTCGCCCAAAGGTAG
- the cobA gene encoding uroporphyrinogen-III C-methyltransferase: protein MTDPDNGGTTGFSTSDAVNRLLGSQCPVMHEGHVWLAGAGPGDRGHLTLYALCGLIQADIIVYDALVDPGVLGLARPTAVLEFAGKRGGRPSIHQSDISARLVALAREGHRVLRLKGGDPYVFGRGAEEALVLAQNGIPFRIIPGLTAGLAGLAAAGIPATMRGVNQAIVLATGHSAEGEADPVAALDWAALARLGQPIVLYMSVRNLGVIAGRLIAGGMRADMPAAAISRAASPEQTLLVGTLATLPDLLDRHPLPTPALIVIGGIVAMRDALGGLAADAMAVLETF from the coding sequence ATGACCGACCCGGATAACGGCGGAACCACAGGGTTCAGCACCAGCGACGCGGTCAACCGGCTGCTCGGCTCGCAATGCCCTGTCATGCATGAAGGTCACGTCTGGCTGGCCGGCGCCGGACCCGGCGATCGTGGCCACCTGACGCTCTACGCGCTCTGCGGCCTGATCCAGGCGGACATCATCGTCTACGACGCGCTGGTCGATCCCGGGGTGCTGGGCCTGGCCCGGCCAACGGCGGTGCTGGAATTCGCCGGCAAGCGCGGCGGGCGGCCGTCGATCCACCAGAGCGACATCTCGGCCCGGCTGGTCGCACTCGCTCGGGAGGGCCATCGCGTCCTCAGGCTCAAGGGCGGCGACCCGTACGTGTTCGGCCGCGGTGCCGAGGAAGCGCTGGTATTGGCACAAAACGGCATCCCGTTCCGGATCATACCCGGGCTGACCGCGGGACTCGCCGGGCTGGCGGCGGCCGGCATCCCGGCCACGATGCGCGGCGTGAACCAGGCGATCGTGCTCGCCACCGGCCATAGCGCCGAGGGCGAGGCGGATCCGGTGGCGGCCCTGGACTGGGCGGCGCTGGCCAGGCTCGGCCAGCCGATCGTGCTCTACATGTCGGTGCGCAATCTCGGGGTCATCGCCGGCCGGCTGATCGCCGGCGGCATGCGGGCGGACATGCCGGCCGCCGCCATCTCCCGTGCCGCGTCGCCCGAGCAGACGCTGCTGGTCGGGACCCTGGCCACCCTGCCCGACCTGCTCGACCGGCACCCGCTGCCTACGCCGGCGCTGATCGTGATCGGCGGCATCGTCGCGATGCGGGACGCGTTGGGCGGCCTCGCCGCGGATGCGATGGCGGTGCTGGAGACGTTCTAG
- a CDS encoding SGNH/GDSL hydrolase family protein — translation MRSRLAKSRQQAPEGYPLQWAPAWFASPQPVWSDGLPLAADLPSDLHDVTLRQVVQLGYAGHQIRLLISNRYGAVPTSLDKIVVAPSVGGCRIDAARSRVVTFSGAETVTIPPDAVVASDAAGLEVASGDSLAISIRLRDAPRLGGFHWDGRRTGYILQGDQLDVASPVSRATTERRLLLKAIYVACPAPLGVVAVMGDSITDGAGATLDRDARWPDFLAPAAARNGYAVVNAGISGARLLSDGMGEHVLARFDSDVASQPGICAVILLIGINDIAWPGTAFAPREAPMTFERMIAGYAAVIARGHAANLRIIGGTLSPFVDALPDTPMASTYYSLEKDVLRRRVNEWIRTSGAFDALVDFDRVLADPQSPSRLLPRFDSGDHLHPGDEGNLAMAAAVDLESFRGR, via the coding sequence ATGAGGAGCCGTCTTGCCAAGTCGAGGCAGCAAGCGCCGGAAGGGTATCCACTGCAATGGGCCCCCGCCTGGTTTGCCAGTCCGCAGCCGGTCTGGTCGGACGGCCTTCCACTGGCCGCCGACCTGCCGAGCGACCTGCATGATGTCACACTCCGGCAGGTGGTTCAGCTTGGATATGCCGGGCATCAAATCAGGTTGCTGATCAGCAATCGATACGGGGCAGTCCCGACGTCGTTGGACAAGATCGTTGTCGCACCCTCGGTCGGTGGCTGTCGGATCGACGCCGCTCGAAGCAGGGTTGTGACGTTCAGCGGTGCGGAAACAGTCACCATTCCGCCGGATGCCGTCGTGGCAAGCGACGCCGCAGGCCTGGAGGTCGCGTCCGGCGACAGTCTCGCCATCTCGATCAGGCTGCGAGATGCCCCGCGGCTCGGCGGGTTTCACTGGGATGGCCGGCGCACCGGTTACATCCTGCAGGGCGATCAACTCGATGTCGCTTCGCCGGTCAGTCGTGCCACAACCGAACGACGACTGCTGCTGAAGGCGATCTACGTGGCCTGTCCTGCACCGCTGGGAGTCGTCGCGGTCATGGGTGATTCGATCACCGACGGTGCTGGCGCTACGCTCGATCGTGACGCGCGTTGGCCAGACTTCCTAGCGCCGGCGGCCGCCAGGAATGGTTACGCGGTCGTGAATGCGGGCATCTCCGGGGCTCGCCTGTTAAGCGACGGCATGGGCGAGCACGTCCTCGCACGGTTCGACAGCGACGTCGCAAGCCAGCCTGGTATCTGCGCGGTGATCCTGCTGATCGGCATCAACGACATTGCCTGGCCCGGGACTGCCTTTGCACCGCGTGAAGCGCCGATGACCTTCGAGCGCATGATTGCGGGATATGCCGCTGTGATCGCGCGCGGCCATGCGGCAAATCTCCGGATAATCGGCGGCACGCTTTCGCCCTTTGTAGACGCGCTTCCGGATACGCCGATGGCCTCAACTTATTACAGCCTCGAGAAGGACGTGCTCCGGCGTCGGGTCAATGAATGGATCCGGACGTCGGGGGCCTTCGACGCGCTGGTCGATTTCGATCGCGTGCTTGCCGATCCCCAAAGTCCGAGCCGACTGCTGCCACGCTTCGACAGCGGTGACCACCTTCACCCCGGTGATGAAGGCAATCTCGCAATGGCTGCGGCCGTCGATCTCGAGAGTTTCAGGGGCCGCTGA
- a CDS encoding aldo/keto reductase has product MEYRQLGNSGLKVPVLSFGAGTFGGSGPLFGAWGNTEGAEARRLVDICIDAGVTLFDTADVYSAGASETVLGEAIKGRRSQVLLSTKMALPMGNGPNDAGTSRARILRSVEEALRRLGTDYIDLLQLHAFDAATPVDEVLATLDQLIRVGKIRYTGVSNFSGWQVMKSLGVADRNGWTRYVAHQVYYSLLGRDYEWELMPLARDQGIGALVWSPLGWGRLTGKIRRGEPLPKGSRLHDTASFGPPVEDEHLYRVVDALEAVAEETGRTVPQVALNWLTQRPTVSSVIIGARNEEQLRQNLGAVGWALTLDQMRALDEASTVTAPYPYFPYLRQEGFARLNPPIC; this is encoded by the coding sequence ATGGAATATCGCCAACTCGGCAACTCTGGGTTGAAGGTGCCTGTTCTGAGCTTCGGTGCCGGGACGTTCGGCGGGTCAGGTCCTTTGTTCGGGGCGTGGGGCAATACCGAGGGTGCCGAGGCAAGGCGTCTCGTCGACATCTGCATCGACGCCGGCGTTACCCTGTTCGACACGGCGGACGTATACTCGGCCGGCGCTTCCGAGACCGTGCTCGGCGAAGCGATCAAAGGGCGTCGCTCGCAGGTGCTTCTGTCAACGAAGATGGCGCTGCCGATGGGGAATGGTCCGAACGACGCCGGGACATCGCGCGCCAGGATACTTCGATCGGTCGAGGAAGCTCTGCGGCGGCTGGGAACCGACTATATCGACCTGCTCCAGCTGCACGCGTTCGACGCCGCAACGCCGGTCGATGAAGTGCTCGCGACGCTCGATCAACTCATTCGGGTGGGCAAGATCAGATACACCGGGGTCTCCAATTTTTCTGGCTGGCAGGTGATGAAGTCGCTGGGCGTTGCCGACCGCAACGGCTGGACGCGCTATGTCGCTCACCAAGTCTATTACTCGCTTCTCGGCCGCGACTACGAATGGGAGTTGATGCCGCTGGCCAGAGATCAGGGTATTGGTGCCCTGGTTTGGAGCCCGCTCGGCTGGGGGCGGCTGACCGGCAAAATACGTCGCGGTGAGCCCTTGCCTAAAGGCAGCCGGTTGCACGACACGGCATCATTTGGGCCGCCGGTGGAAGACGAACATCTCTATCGGGTCGTGGACGCGCTTGAGGCTGTCGCCGAGGAAACTGGCAGAACTGTCCCGCAGGTCGCGCTGAATTGGCTTACCCAACGCCCGACGGTAAGCTCGGTGATCATTGGAGCAAGAAACGAGGAGCAGCTTCGCCAAAATCTCGGAGCGGTGGGGTGGGCTTTGACGCTTGATCAGATGCGCGCACTGGACGAAGCCAGCACCGTAACCGCGCCCTATCCATATTTTCCGTACTTGCGACAAGAGGGCTTCGCGAGGCTCAATCCGCCGATCTGCTAG
- the groL gene encoding chaperonin GroEL (60 kDa chaperone family; promotes refolding of misfolded polypeptides especially under stressful conditions; forms two stacked rings of heptamers to form a barrel-shaped 14mer; ends can be capped by GroES; misfolded proteins enter the barrel where they are refolded when GroES binds) produces the protein MAAKDVRFGSEARLRMLRGVDLLADAVKVTLGPKGRNVVIDKSYGAPRITKDGVTVAKEIELSDKFENMGAQMVREVASKTNDLAGDGTTTAVVLAQAIVREGGKAVAAGVDPMDLKRGVDKAVQALVTELARISRPITSQSEIAQVGTVSANGEEEIGRMLSEAMEKVGKEGVITVEEAKGIATELDVVEGMQFDRGYLSPYFVTNTERMLVTLEQPYILLHEKKLSGLQPMLPLLEAVVQSGRPLLIIAEDVDGEALATLVVNKLRGGLQVAAVKAPGFGDRRKAMLEDIGTLTGGQVISEELGIKLETVTLEMLGTATRIVIEKDTTTIIGGSGEKEAIQGRCAQLRAQIEETTSDYDREKLQERLAKLAGGVAVIRVGGASEIEVKERKDRVDDALHATRAAVEEGVVPGGGVALARASKVLAALVPDNKDQKFGIEIVRRAALTPLRQIAENAGEDGAVVSGHVLDNDAPDWGFDANLCEYKDLVAAGIIDPTKVVRAALQHAASVAGLLITTEAMVAVAPDPEG, from the coding sequence ATGGCAGCCAAAGACGTCCGTTTCGGTAGCGAGGCGCGCCTGCGCATGTTGCGCGGTGTGGACCTGCTCGCCGATGCGGTGAAGGTCACACTCGGTCCCAAGGGCCGCAACGTGGTGATCGACAAGAGCTATGGTGCACCGCGCATCACCAAGGACGGCGTCACCGTCGCCAAGGAAATCGAGCTGTCGGACAAGTTCGAGAACATGGGCGCGCAGATGGTGCGTGAAGTGGCCTCGAAGACCAACGACCTGGCCGGCGACGGCACCACCACCGCGGTCGTGCTGGCCCAGGCGATCGTCCGCGAGGGCGGCAAGGCCGTCGCCGCCGGCGTCGACCCGATGGACCTGAAGCGCGGCGTCGACAAGGCGGTCCAGGCCCTGGTCACCGAGCTCGCCCGCATCTCGCGTCCGATCACCAGCCAGTCCGAGATCGCCCAGGTCGGCACCGTGTCGGCCAACGGCGAGGAAGAGATCGGCCGGATGCTGTCGGAAGCGATGGAGAAGGTCGGCAAGGAAGGCGTCATCACCGTCGAGGAAGCCAAGGGCATCGCCACCGAGCTCGATGTCGTCGAGGGCATGCAGTTCGACCGCGGCTACCTGTCGCCGTACTTCGTCACCAACACCGAGCGCATGCTGGTCACGCTTGAGCAGCCTTACATCCTGCTGCACGAGAAGAAGCTGTCCGGCCTGCAGCCGATGCTGCCGCTGCTCGAGGCGGTCGTGCAGTCCGGCCGTCCGCTGCTCATCATCGCCGAGGATGTCGATGGCGAGGCGCTGGCGACCCTGGTCGTCAACAAGCTGCGCGGCGGCCTGCAGGTCGCCGCCGTGAAGGCACCGGGCTTCGGCGATCGTCGCAAGGCGATGCTGGAAGACATCGGCACCCTCACCGGCGGCCAGGTCATCAGCGAGGAACTCGGCATCAAGCTCGAGACCGTCACGCTGGAGATGCTCGGCACGGCGACCCGCATCGTCATCGAGAAGGACACCACCACCATCATCGGCGGTTCCGGCGAGAAGGAAGCGATCCAGGGCCGTTGCGCCCAGCTTCGCGCCCAGATCGAGGAGACCACCTCCGATTACGACCGTGAGAAGCTGCAGGAGCGTCTGGCCAAGCTGGCCGGTGGCGTTGCGGTCATCCGGGTCGGCGGGGCCAGCGAGATCGAGGTGAAGGAGCGCAAGGATCGCGTCGACGACGCGCTGCATGCGACCCGCGCCGCGGTCGAAGAGGGCGTCGTTCCCGGCGGTGGCGTGGCACTCGCCCGCGCCTCCAAGGTGCTGGCGGCGCTGGTTCCCGACAACAAGGACCAGAAGTTCGGCATCGAGATCGTTCGCCGCGCGGCACTCACCCCGCTGCGCCAGATCGCCGAGAATGCCGGCGAGGATGGTGCCGTCGTGTCCGGCCATGTGCTCGACAATGATGCACCGGACTGGGGCTTCGATGCGAACCTGTGCGAGTACAAGGATCTCGTCGCGGCTGGCATCATCGACCCGACCAAGGTGGTTCGCGCCGCCCTGCAGCACGCGGCATCTGTTGCCGGCCTGCTGATCACCACCGAGGCGATGGTTGCAGTCGCGCCCGACCCCGAGGGCTGA